TAGAGTGTAGAGAATGCAATTGTGCATCACATTTAGGTTGATACAGCTCGTTCTGGGGAGTGATTTGGCCAGGAGGGGGCAGCAAATTCTAGTCCTCCCACAAATTGGGGTTATTTTAATGTGGTTTGTGAATCAATCATGTTGTTTTAAGATTGATATTGGATAGTAAAAAGCAGGCATATTGTCGACCCCCAAAGGAGACTAATATCGTTTCTTTTCTACAAATTACTAAAAAGTTGCTAAGCCTCATGCACGACAAATTTGTtaggcctttaaaaaaatagtattgCCATAAGTACCCCGGCAGCTACAATACATATGCCATGAACCTGATTTTTAGGTAAATCCATCCTTACATTTTATATTCTGTtttatcctcacgggggtcacgggcgtgccgtAGCTTATCCGAACTGCCCTCGGGCAGGGGGGCATCCACAGAATCTGAGACCCCCCATCAAGGCAGTttcttcagttttttaaaaGCTTCATTGATCGTTGCTAATCTCACCAGCACACTTGTGTTTCTTAATATTTTGTTTACTCGAGAAGCTTTTATGACACACACTACAACTGAatggtttctccccagtgtgtgttctggtgtgtGTTCTTAAGTTTCCCCGTAAAGAGAAtttttgaccacaaactgagcaggcaaaaggtttctctccagtatgtgttcttgtgtgtgttccaAAATTTGCCTTAGTCGCAAAGCTTTTACCACAAATTgggcaggcaaaaggtttctctccagtgtgcgttCTTGTATGTTCTTCCAAAAGTACCTTCACGCAGAAGcttttaccacaaactgagcaggtaaAACGTTTCTCCCCGGTGTGTGTTCTTTTGTGTGTCATTAAGTATTCCCTCAcagagaatctttgaccacaaactgagcaggcaaaaggtttctccccagtgtgtgttgatgtgtgtttttttaagtttccgCTGACTGAGAATCTCTGACCGCAAACTGAACATTCAAAGGGTTTCTCACCGGTGTGTGTTCTTGCATGTATTCCCAAATGTCCCTCCTGAGAAAATGTTTTACCACAAACTAAGCAGGAAAacggtttctccccagtgtgagTTTTTGTATGCGCTCTCAAATGTCCATTCCGAGTGAACCTTTTTCCACAAATTGAGCATCCAAAAGGTTTCTCGCCAGTGTGGATCATCATGTGCTTTTTCAAAACGGACTTGTAGACAAACGTTTTGAAACAATGACAACATCTCCAGCGATTGTTGTCAGTGTGACATGTCTTAGCATCTTTACAATGCTCctggccatcatcatcatcatgagagCGTGACATAACATCATTACTATCTGATGATAGTACGAGGCTGTCTCCTTGGAGTCCCCCACAGTGGTCTCCAGGTGTAATGTGTTGACTTGAGCTGCTACTTGGAGGCGCCGCGTTTCTGCTCTCCTCACTTTGACCTTTGTCTTCATCCTCTTCACCCTTCAAAGGGAAAACAGTCAAAGGAAAACGGGTGAgatcatcctcctcttcctctttagtGTAGTGGGGATCTGGCTCCTCCTCTTTGATGTTAGGGGTCTCTGGCTTCACTTCCTCTATTATGTTATGGCGCTCtggttcctcttcctctttaaatGCCCCTTCATCGTAGTCTGCTTTAACGTGAGTGGTCAGTGGCACCTGTCGCTCAGAATGAAGATATTTTTCACTGACGTCTGCATTACAcaagaagacaaaaacacaaggtTAGGTGAATTCAAATCTCATGCTGCGACATTGATGTTGTGCATTTTCGTTAATACAGTTGTAACTGATagtggtttttgcctgattTGTAAATACGTGTTCCCGGTGTAGCGGCATTCCTGGTTGAATGTCTCTTAtggtcaatttatttttataggctTGCCATCATTTTTGTCCACGCCTGTTTCATTAGGTGTTTTTTTAGTCCAATGAAGCAAAGTTCAAAAGAAATATCTGGCTTTCATTGGTTAATTTTCCttgatttttattacttttattattgATGTTGTCTTTCTGTTCTCTTTCATTACCATTTTTATCagcattattattaattttcttTAACACAGTCCCAACAATTTTGTTCAAGCGTTTAGTGATTGTGGAATTTTGTATGGAAAGGGGAGCATGAAACTTTAACGTCACACTGTGCCCATCTCCTGGTTAGGATGAGAATGCTGTTGGTGACAACTtccggtattaaaaaaaaaactaacaagaccatttttcgttgtctgtttcgtGCTTAATTCCACTTTCCTTTCAAAATtttaagattgaaaaaaaaat
This Hippocampus zosterae strain Florida chromosome 4, ASM2543408v3, whole genome shotgun sequence DNA region includes the following protein-coding sequences:
- the LOC127600019 gene encoding zinc finger protein ZFP2-like — its product is MKTLRRNHQCTRGRRGLTTGNVKWPPVAPLLTKATKRLSWSIRLDSFVSNTSSQVKCACVRAKYCHHSVNMCARTTTEFVENLCGTKKKNVRQRQLLEAVYKQPRLVLHRADVSEKYLHSERQVPLTTHVKADYDEGAFKEEEEPERHNIIEEVKPETPNIKEEEPDPHYTKEEEEDDLTRFPLTVFPLKGEEDEDKGQSEESRNAAPPSSSSSQHITPGDHCGGLQGDSLVLSSDSNDVMSRSHDDDDGQEHCKDAKTCHTDNNRWRCCHCFKTFVYKSVLKKHMMIHTGEKPFGCSICGKRFTRNGHLRAHTKTHTGEKPFSCLVCGKTFSQEGHLGIHARTHTGEKPFECSVCGQRFSVSGNLKKHTSTHTGEKPFACSVCGQRFSVREYLMTHKRTHTGEKRFTCSVCGKSFCVKVLLEEHTRTHTGEKPFACPICGKSFATKANFGTHTRTHTGEKPFACSVCGQKFSLRGNLRTHTRTHTGEKPFSCSVCHKSFSSKQNIKKHKCAGEISNDQ